A single window of Flavobacterium sp. 140616W15 DNA harbors:
- a CDS encoding response regulator transcription factor, with product MNILIVEDNKELAIEVRDFLSDGGYVCKIANTCNEALDEIGGNDYDAMLLDLGLPDGDGFDVLKAVRKTKSKIVVIVITARGELDDRIDGLHLGADDYLTKPFALTELSARLFAVIRRMHGYTLNDLVVHGFSLQLQDYKVSYDGTPINLTKKEFDIFQYLVLNKNRVITRLQLTEHIWGDILEINSDSNFIDVHVRNLRKKLDKHTTIDWFETVRNVGYRINI from the coding sequence ATGAATATTCTTATAGTTGAAGATAATAAAGAACTGGCTATCGAGGTTCGTGATTTTTTGAGTGATGGAGGATATGTATGTAAAATTGCAAATACATGCAATGAGGCACTGGATGAAATAGGAGGAAATGATTATGATGCGATGCTACTCGATTTAGGTTTGCCAGATGGTGACGGATTTGATGTTCTAAAAGCAGTTCGAAAAACCAAATCTAAAATAGTAGTAATTGTTATTACAGCACGTGGAGAATTAGACGACAGGATAGATGGGTTGCATCTTGGAGCCGATGATTATCTTACGAAGCCTTTTGCATTGACTGAATTAAGTGCACGTTTGTTTGCGGTTATCCGCAGGATGCATGGTTATACATTGAATGATCTGGTTGTACATGGATTTTCGTTGCAATTGCAAGATTATAAAGTGAGTTATGATGGAACACCAATAAATCTAACGAAGAAAGAATTTGATATTTTTCAATATTTAGTACTGAATAAAAACCGAGTAATAACAAGGTTGCAACTAACAGAGCATATTTGGGGAGACATTCTGGAGATTAATTCTGATTCTAATTTTATAGATGTTCATGTTCGAAACCTTCGAAAAAAATTAGATAAACACACAACTATAGATTGGTTTGAAACAGTAAGAAATGTAGGATATCGTATTAATATCTAA
- a CDS encoding cell wall metabolism sensor histidine kinase WalK, whose translation MKNKFENLLQNESLNDNAVDKIASSLKTLDMLKKIINNLLLISRIENNQYEANEVINFHEIVNGLYEDLQDRIDDKGLVFSNKMEHDFNFTGNKTLLHILLYNLVTNAIKYNKENGSIVVSDGFLNQHYYLSISDSGIGMNEVQIENIFNRFTRISSDQDGQGLGLAIAESIASFHHIDIKVTSIPNEGTTFYYCSLLVKKLN comes from the coding sequence TTGAAAAATAAATTCGAAAATTTATTGCAAAATGAATCCTTGAACGATAATGCAGTAGATAAAATTGCCAGTTCGCTAAAGACACTGGATATGTTGAAGAAAATAATCAATAATTTATTATTAATCTCCCGAATAGAGAATAATCAATACGAAGCCAATGAGGTTATCAATTTTCATGAAATCGTTAATGGTCTTTATGAAGATCTTCAGGACAGAATAGATGATAAAGGATTAGTGTTTTCTAATAAAATGGAGCATGATTTTAATTTTACAGGTAATAAAACTTTACTACATATTTTATTGTACAATTTGGTGACAAATGCAATAAAGTATAATAAAGAAAATGGAAGTATTGTTGTAAGTGATGGTTTTTTAAACCAGCATTATTATCTATCTATTTCAGATTCGGGAATAGGAATGAATGAAGTTCAAATCGAAAATATTTTTAATCGATTTACCCGTATTAGTTCAGATCAGGATGGACAAGGTTTAGGCTTGGCTATTGCCGAAAGTATTGCTTCATTTCATCATATAGATATTAAGGTGACTTCAATACCAAATGAAGGGACAACGTTTTATTATTGCTCCCTATTAGTGAAAAAGCTTAATTAA